A single region of the Synechococcus sp. C9 genome encodes:
- a CDS encoding endonuclease domain-containing protein, with product MSQFPIIIKPSLLEQALTATPKSEPYQPPVIPSPGAKPKRFKTGLLVAQGVVFTVIALVPAFFGEFILAAVLLAATVGVILAQVNNQRVEYPRKLRIWEEKVRGYEYEMRVAEQKKKAHAERMARLKTPEGILEYRREQVKKALGNTRLPDGDNSDAPLGNAERFFLTVLERYFPGKVFTRRYINSPPPSDRYYTPDFTFIEPEYRLFMDIEIDEPYEYKRGKPTHFIGSDDERNRHISERYGWVVIRFTEEQVIRQPESCCKVIAGVLAEITLASTPLEPFAGVPDLLPEPQWTEGQANAKAIAKYRDTYQHLLPQPEKRKPKPQEPVKPKKEFQPSHALLSILIRSGSTPFLLWEYTVYAGRLGGQFFLFAKDNAWVNLITTSHPSAGLEPDDSQGSHIIM from the coding sequence ATGTCCCAATTCCCTATTATCATCAAGCCTTCCCTGCTGGAGCAGGCACTTACGGCTACGCCCAAGTCGGAGCCGTACCAGCCGCCGGTGATACCCTCCCCCGGTGCCAAACCCAAACGGTTCAAGACAGGTTTGCTGGTGGCGCAGGGGGTGGTTTTCACGGTCATCGCCCTGGTGCCAGCGTTTTTCGGGGAGTTCATCCTGGCGGCGGTGCTGTTGGCGGCGACGGTCGGGGTCATCCTGGCACAGGTCAACAACCAGCGGGTCGAATACCCCCGCAAGCTCAGGATTTGGGAGGAGAAGGTGCGGGGCTACGAATATGAGATGCGGGTGGCGGAACAGAAGAAGAAAGCCCATGCGGAGCGCATGGCTCGGCTCAAAACCCCCGAAGGGATTCTTGAATACCGCCGTGAGCAGGTCAAGAAGGCTCTCGGCAACACCCGTCTGCCCGATGGGGATAACAGCGATGCACCCCTCGGCAATGCGGAGCGGTTCTTCCTGACTGTGCTGGAGCGGTACTTCCCCGGTAAGGTGTTCACCCGCAGGTACATCAACTCGCCACCGCCCTCTGACCGCTACTACACCCCGGATTTCACCTTCATTGAGCCGGAGTACCGCCTGTTCATGGACATCGAGATTGACGAACCCTACGAATACAAGCGGGGCAAGCCCACCCATTTCATCGGCAGTGACGATGAGCGCAACCGGCATATTTCCGAGCGATATGGGTGGGTGGTCATCCGCTTCACCGAGGAGCAGGTCATTCGCCAACCGGAAAGCTGTTGTAAGGTCATCGCCGGGGTGCTGGCGGAAATCACTCTGGCTTCCACGCCCCTCGAACCTTTTGCAGGGGTGCCCGACCTCCTGCCAGAACCCCAGTGGACAGAGGGGCAAGCCAACGCCAAAGCCATTGCCAAGTACCGGGACACTTACCAGCACCTTCTGCCCCAACCGGAGAAACGCAAGCCCAAACCACAGGAGCCAGTCAAACCCAAAAAAGAGTTCCAGCCCTCCCATGCTCTACTTTCAATTTTGATACGGTCTGGGTCAACACCGTTTCTGTTATGGGAATATACTGTCTATGCTGGTCGTTTAGGTGGGCAATTCTTTCTTTTTGCAAAGGATAACGCATGGGTGAACCTCATCACGACATCACACCCATCCGCAGGACTAGAACCCGACGATTCTCAGGGATCACACATTATTATGTAA
- a CDS encoding DUF433 domain-containing protein translates to MNDSLNYFPAYTITEVAKFLGIPPATVRTWVKGRKYSSMAGEYFSKPLILGAGSSLLSFTNLIEVHVLRVIRKVHGVRLDKVRTALDYLEQEFGVSHPLATVKFRTDGVDLFVESLNQLLNVSRSGQLAMRSALEGLLTQVEYNAQEAIRFYPVIKSIVIDPTISFGKPVVVGTGVPTSSIVSLYNAGDEIEDIADEFSCGIEQVKAAIHYEAELLVA, encoded by the coding sequence ATGAATGATTCCCTCAACTATTTCCCGGCCTATACTATTACCGAAGTCGCCAAGTTTTTAGGCATCCCACCAGCCACAGTGAGGACATGGGTTAAGGGCAGAAAATATTCCAGCATGGCAGGAGAGTATTTTTCCAAACCGCTGATTTTGGGGGCAGGTAGTTCATTGCTATCCTTTACCAATTTGATAGAGGTTCATGTATTGAGGGTTATTCGTAAGGTACATGGGGTGAGGTTAGACAAAGTGCGTACTGCCCTGGATTATTTGGAGCAGGAGTTTGGAGTTTCTCATCCCTTAGCTACTGTTAAGTTTAGGACCGACGGGGTAGATTTATTTGTTGAGTCACTAAATCAGTTGTTGAATGTATCCCGCTCCGGTCAATTGGCAATGCGTTCTGCCTTGGAAGGCTTACTAACCCAGGTGGAATATAACGCTCAAGAGGCGATTAGGTTTTATCCTGTAATTAAATCTATTGTCATAGACCCTACTATATCTTTTGGCAAACCGGTTGTAGTGGGAACAGGTGTACCTACAAGTTCCATTGTCAGCCTTTATAATGCTGGTGATGAAATTGAAGATATTGCCGATGAATTTAGCTGTGGCATAGAGCAAGTAAAAGCGGCTATTCATTATGAAGCTGAATTATTAGTAGCCTGA
- a CDS encoding CHAT domain-containing protein: protein MAFAGLVDEKNQYLIENYLITYLTSGRDLLRLQTTPPKANPPLIVANPTFDKPGSNPVQIASADRSNPRSIDLATLKFGSLPATAIEGETIAKLLPNSRLFTQTQATEAVVKSSNNPRILHLATHGFFLQSAPTTQAQDGSRNLPSENPLVRSGLAFSGFNVRQGGGDDGVLTALEITGMDLRGTQLVVLSACETGLGDVQSGEGVYGLRRAFTLAGAQSQVMSLWRVDDNATKDLMVNYYQRLSKGEGRGEALRQAQLTMLRSPNYAHPKYWSGMIPAGDWRGMSP from the coding sequence GTGGCTTTTGCCGGTTTGGTGGATGAAAAAAACCAATATCTCATTGAAAACTATCTAATTACCTACCTGACTTCCGGGCGGGATTTACTGCGCTTGCAGACCACGCCCCCCAAAGCCAATCCCCCCTTAATTGTTGCCAACCCCACCTTTGACAAACCCGGCAGTAATCCCGTGCAAATTGCCAGTGCCGACCGGAGCAATCCCCGTTCGATAGATTTAGCCACCCTGAAATTTGGTTCCCTGCCCGCCACCGCCATCGAGGGGGAAACCATTGCCAAACTATTACCCAATAGTCGGTTATTCACCCAGACCCAGGCAACGGAAGCAGTGGTGAAAAGCAGTAACAACCCCCGCATCTTGCACCTAGCCACCCACGGCTTTTTCTTGCAATCTGCCCCCACCACCCAAGCCCAAGATGGCAGTCGCAACCTCCCCAGTGAGAACCCGTTGGTGCGCTCCGGGTTAGCCTTTTCCGGGTTCAACGTGCGGCAAGGGGGCGGAGACGACGGCGTATTGACCGCCTTGGAAATCACCGGGATGGACTTGCGGGGCACCCAGTTGGTGGTGCTGTCCGCCTGTGAGACGGGTTTAGGGGACGTGCAGAGCGGGGAAGGGGTGTATGGGTTACGGCGGGCATTTACCCTAGCCGGGGCGCAGTCCCAGGTGATGAGCCTGTGGCGGGTGGATGACAACGCCACCAAGGACTTGATGGTGAACTATTACCAGCGGCTGAGCAAAGGGGAAGGGCGAGGGGAAGCCCTGCGGCAAGCCCAATTGACCATGCTGAGAAGCCCGAATTATGCCCATCCCAAATACTGGTCAGGGATGATCCCCGCCGGGGATTGGCGGGGGATGAGTCCGTGA
- a CDS encoding transposase, with protein MKLNSFPGIVNFLLKDLPTNDYPVLNSRLFCSIWFTGILDKGINSLRDLFYQLNHTGTQVDLSTFSKANKTRDPQIILGLYHKLLHYIEKAHPEKKLVLCPFDATVIPLMSKLFWLQGHRQVKLITTLNQDTKSTGHLIISPGQKHEINFGEEIMRMLPENGVAVGDRGFCSRKLFDKFIENNTLFIIRIKSNWKWDENYHIATGKDKVRVICFGNVQQKIEYYLATNVPEEIMSNEEIGEAYKQRWAIEVLWKFLKMHLKLDKMMSKNLNGITIQIYVILIVYLILQLLKVPQMYGSKLVGKLRYIQIVIRQELNFVNWLNRVIPRLNM; from the coding sequence ATGAAATTAAACTCTTTTCCGGGGATTGTCAACTTTTTACTCAAAGACTTGCCGACTAATGATTATCCAGTTCTAAATTCTCGTTTATTTTGTTCAATCTGGTTTACTGGTATTTTAGACAAAGGAATCAACAGTTTAAGGGACTTATTTTACCAATTGAATCATACAGGCACTCAGGTTGACTTATCTACATTTTCTAAGGCCAACAAGACAAGAGACCCACAAATTATTCTTGGTCTTTACCATAAATTATTACATTACATTGAGAAGGCTCACCCTGAGAAGAAACTAGTTTTATGTCCTTTTGATGCTACCGTAATACCACTGATGAGCAAGTTATTTTGGCTCCAAGGCCATCGTCAAGTAAAGCTAATAACTACTTTGAATCAAGACACGAAATCCACTGGTCATTTAATCATTAGTCCTGGGCAGAAACATGAGATTAACTTTGGTGAAGAGATTATGAGAATGTTGCCGGAAAATGGAGTTGCAGTCGGGGATAGAGGGTTTTGCAGTCGCAAATTATTTGATAAATTTATCGAAAATAATACTCTTTTCATTATCCGTATTAAATCTAATTGGAAATGGGATGAAAACTATCATATCGCTACAGGAAAAGACAAGGTAAGAGTGATTTGTTTTGGGAATGTTCAACAGAAGATAGAATATTATTTAGCTACCAATGTTCCCGAGGAAATAATGAGTAATGAAGAGATAGGAGAAGCCTACAAACAACGCTGGGCAATAGAAGTATTATGGAAGTTTCTTAAGATGCACTTGAAGTTAGATAAAATGATGAGTAAAAATTTGAATGGGATTACCATTCAAATTTATGTAATTTTAATAGTCTATTTGATATTGCAACTGTTAAAAGTTCCACAGATGTACGGGAGTAAATTAGTAGGCAAGTTGAGATATATACAAATTGTAATACGGCAGGAGTTGAATTTTGTCAATTGGCTAAATCGGGTCATTCCCCGTCTTAATATGTAA
- a CDS encoding tetratricopeptide repeat protein → MEQSQKAQYAQALESFQRSLAIWEQALGANHPDVATSLNNLAGLYWSQNQTEPALTRLVRTLDIGDINLAQNLVIGSEADKRAYLKTFASSTDTAISFHLQFAPTNLQSARLALTTILRRKGRVLDTLSQSLIRLRQQLSPADQQRQQLQLLNTQAEQIEAELNRSSSAFAQTTPKVTLEAVQKAIPANAALVEFIQYEPFNPKAPQGQGFGAPRYAVYVLTSSGEPRFADLGSASEIDALVAQYRSATLDPRRPLSEAQAAARTLSAKIMAPVRQFVSTANHLLIAPDG, encoded by the coding sequence ATTGAGCAATCCCAAAAAGCTCAATATGCTCAAGCTCTGGAGTCATTTCAGCGCAGTTTGGCGATTTGGGAACAAGCCCTGGGTGCCAACCACCCGGATGTGGCTACATCCCTCAACAACTTGGCGGGGTTGTATTGGAGCCAAAATCAAACGGAACCAGCCTTAACCCGTTTGGTGCGGACGTTAGACATCGGAGACATTAACCTAGCACAGAATCTGGTCATTGGCTCGGAAGCGGACAAACGTGCTTACCTCAAGACTTTTGCCAGCTCAACTGATACAGCCATCTCCTTTCACCTGCAATTTGCTCCGACCAACCTCCAATCGGCTCGTCTGGCACTGACCACGATTCTACGACGCAAAGGACGGGTACTCGACACCCTCAGCCAATCCCTCATCCGGCTACGGCAACAACTCAGCCCCGCCGACCAGCAACGTCAGCAATTGCAACTTTTGAACACCCAAGCGGAACAAATTGAAGCGGAACTCAACCGGAGCAGTAGCGCCTTTGCCCAAACCACCCCAAAAGTCACCCTGGAAGCCGTCCAAAAAGCTATTCCTGCCAACGCTGCTTTGGTCGAGTTTATCCAGTACGAACCCTTCAACCCCAAAGCCCCTCAGGGTCAAGGTTTTGGCGCACCTCGCTATGCGGTGTATGTCCTGACTTCCAGTGGGGAACCCCGGTTTGCGGATTTGGGCAGTGCCAGCGAGATAGATGCCTTGGTGGCTCAGTATCGCAGTGCCACCCTTGACCCCAGACGCCCTCTCAGCGAAGCCCAAGCCGCCGCCCGTACCCTCTCAGCCAAAATCATGGCACCGGTACGGCAATTCGTCAGCACTGCTAACCACCTACTCATCGCCCCTGACGGGTAA
- a CDS encoding DUF2281 domain-containing protein has product MTAKERLIQEIEQTPEPIIQEVLDFLYHIREKYKSNNMDTVLVEGKYPFPVFSLEMDEQYLSRENMYELD; this is encoded by the coding sequence ATGACTGCTAAAGAAAGACTAATCCAAGAGATCGAGCAAACCCCAGAGCCAATTATTCAAGAAGTGCTAGATTTTTTATATCACATCAGAGAAAAGTATAAAAGCAACAACATGGACACAGTGTTAGTCGAAGGCAAGTACCCCTTCCCCGTTTTTAGTCTAGAAATGGATGAACAGTATTTAAGCAGAGAAAATATGTATGAGCTTGATTAA